The genomic DNA GCCGATTAAAGATAGCAATCAATATTTGGTGTACATGCGAGAAAGTAAACTCAAGGAATACAATCCTTTTCTGAAAATGCCCAAAATTTATGAGGCCTTCGCGCGGGCAACGAGTCATTATTTTGAGTAGGAAATTTTTTAACAAATGACTTAAACAGAACTTTTTGTGGCCTAGAGAAAGGGGCAAAATAAACTAAATTTCGTCCACGGGAACTGGGTACAGCACGCTGGCTCAGCTCTTTAGTTTTGGGGCGGAAATCAGGCAAATTGTCTCGACTTGCCGATAATTTCAGATCGGTTTTGCTCTAAGATTTAGCGAGAGTAATTGATTTGAGATTTTGTGCAGGAGTGGCAGGTTATGACCCAGGCAAAAAAACAGACATGGAGTGATCGCTTTGAAACGTCTCTACACCCGGCGATCGCCGTTTTTAATGCGAGTATTGGCTTTGATATTGAGCTAATTGAATACGACATTACCGGTTCTGTTGCCCACGCCACCATGCTTGCCAAGACAGGAATTATTTCTGAGGAAGAAGGGGAAACCCTCGTCCAAGGTTTGGAGCAAGTCCGCCAAGAATATCGCGAAGGTAATTTCAATCCCGGTATCGAAGATGAGGATGTCCATTTCGCCGTTGAAAAACGTTTAACAGCAATTGTGGGGGATGTCGGCAAAAAACTCCACACTGGGCGATCGCGCAACGATCAAGTCGGCACAGATATTCGTCTTTATGTGCGGGATCAGATTCGCACTATTCAGGCACAGATCCGCGCTTTCCAGCAGGCCTTACTCACCCACGCAGAAACCCACGTTGAAACCCTAATTCCCGGATATACTCACCTCCAACGCGCTCAACCCATTAGCCTTGCCCACCATTTGATGGCGTATTTCCAGATGACCCAGCGGGATTGGGAACGTCTGGATGATGTCTTTAAGCGCACCAATATTTCACCTCTCGGTTGTGGTGCTCTGGCTGGCACGACTTTTCCCATTGATCGCCACTTTAGTGCTGAGTTATTAGAGTTCGATAAGGTTTATCAAAATAGCCTCGATGGGGTCAGCGATCGCGATTTTGCCATTGAATTTTCCGCTGCGGCGAGCTTGATTATGGTGCACCTGAGCCGTATGGCGGAAGAAATGATTTTCTGGGCATCGAAAGAATGTAGCTTTATCACCCTCAAAGATAGCTGTGCTACAGGGTCTAGCATTATGCCCCAAAAGAAAAATCCCGATATTCCTGAGCTGGTACGGGGTAAAACTGGGCGAGTTTTTGGTAATCTTCAGGGTCTGTTAGTCCTAATGAAAGGTTTACCGTTGGCCTACAACAAAGACCTCCAAGACGACAAAGAAGGTCTCTTTGATACGGTGCGCACGGTGCAAGGTTGCCTTGAAGCGATGACCATTTTGATTTCTGAAGGCATCGAATTTCAGTTGCCCCGCCTCGAAGAAGCGGTAAATGAAGATTTCTCCAATGCCACTGACGTTGCGGACTATCTCGCTAGTAAAGGTGTCCCCTTCCGCGAAGCCTACAATCTCGTCGGTAAGGTCGTTAAAACGAGTATTGCTGCGGGCAAACTGCTCAAGGATTTGACGATGGCAGAGTGGCAAGAGCTACATCCGAAATTTGAGGAAGATATCTATGAGGCGATCGCCCCGAAACAAGTGGTTGCTGCCCGCAATAGCTATGGCGGTACAGGTTTTGAGCAAGTCCGTCAGGCGATCGCCGAAGCTAAAGACTTAATGTACTCCTAAATTTTCTTCACTTTCAGATCGCATCAATTGCAAAGACTTTAAACCCCACACCTTGTTTTGATATTTCAAGCAAAGTGTGGGGTTTTATCTATGGAAAACAATCAATTAAATCAGATTATTTTATTGTTTTGACACTATTTTTTCGTCATGAACCGATGGGATTAACCAGCAGGAGATTCCGTTGTTGTTTGCTGCGATCGCCAAAATTCAGTTCCCGCAGCAGTAATCAGATGGGACAAAAGACCGATGGGGCCAGCAAATAGACAAAGGCTCAAAGAATGAAACGTAATAATTTTCTTCTCAACGCCCTGCTGATAAATCCAACGTCCCACAAACAAATCCATAACCAAGTAATGTACCCAGCCAGTGGCCATTACCTTCGGGATAGAAAACAGCGCCGCTAGGTTTGGTAACGTGGGATTCGCCCAAAGAGCGGCTTGATCCGGGTCAACAGATAAGACAAAGAGACAGCCATAGACTAATGCCAATGCCACAAAAGGTAGCACCGAGTCCATTACTTTTTGGGTGATTTGCCAACGGGGTAGCAAAATCATTAATCCCCAAAAAGGTAAAACAAAAATATTCGTAACATCAAATACATTTTCTAAAGTCATAGGGAGAAAAATCCAAAGATTGACAGGTTAGTTAGTGGCTCTGGGTATGATAAACCCAACATATCAATCCCTTATAAATAGGGCATGAAAATTAATTATTAAAAAACTATTAAAAGGTTTAGAATGTATTTGTCACTAAGGAGACAGTAAGGTGTTTATTCGACTTGCCCAGCAACATCGTGATTTTGTAAAAGACCTCGTTATGAGTCTTCAAGCTCTGGCGATCGCCCTTGAGAATAGGGGATATCTCGCTTCCTGCTACACTTGCGGCACAGAACTCAACAGCGCTTCCTTTATGGTGAGCCTTGGAGAAAATCACCTCATTCGTTTTTTGGTCTCCGACTACGGTATTTCTTGGACTGAAATGCGTGATGAGCGCGAACTGATGAAGCTAGAAGGTGCAGAGGCCATTAGCCAGCTCCAGGAATTGGCAAATATGATTAAGTACCAGCGCGAGCTACCAAAAGAATTTTCTTATCAGCGCTCCGATTCCGATTCTGTAGCGACTCTCTAGGATTCTAAAGTTTTCGGTTAAACATAATTAATATTGCAACTAAAGAAGATCTCCGATTAGGTTTGAAGATCTTTTTTTGGTATCTAGAGTTATTGAATTAGCTGCAAACCCCAAGGTCTATTGGGCAAAGACGGGCAAACAAATTGTGACAAACAAATAGACTAGTGGCGCGGTAAATACATAGCTATCGGTGCGATCTAGGATGCCGCCGTGACCGGGAATCAGTTCACCTGAATCTTTAAAGCCCGCATCACGCTTCATAATCGATTCGGTAAGGTCTCCGAGCAACGTCGTCACGCTAATCAAGGAACCTAAAATAACGCCAGTGATCGGCCACCAAGACCAACCCAAGTACCATGCGCCGGTAACCGCGACTAAGATTGTTCCGATAGACCCAAATAAAGCGCCTTCAACGGTTTTCTTTGGGCTAATAGCAGAGAGCTTTGTTTTGCCGAGCCATTTCCCCATAAAGTATGCGCCAATGTCCGCTGCCCAGATACAAACCATCACGACAAAAGTGAGTCGGAGGGCATAGGGGAGATGAAACCAGTCAGACCAAGATTGGGGCAAATAACCATATAAAGGTAAATTGCTTACTGCTTCAGTTTCGGAAAGGCTGCCCATCCGCAATCTAACCCAATAACTGGGCATGTAACCGCCGTAAAATAATCCCAAAATCGATGTAGACATATCGGCGATCGTCGCCATCTTGGGTTGAAACAGCAGGTAAAAGCAAATAAAAGTGCCAGCTAGGGGAAAAAGCGCATCTGTAAGACTAGGGCTAATCGTTGAAATGACTAAGAGCAGCTGGGAGACAATAAGGGTACTTTTCGCCGCAGGGGCTAGGCCTTTCGCTCGAACCATTCGGAAGTATTCTTGTTGACCAAGGAAGACGAGAATCCCCATGCCCAAGGTAAAGTACCAGCCTCCTAAAACGATGAGGCTTAAGGCAATGGCGATCGCCACTACTGCACTAGTGATACGCGGAAAGGACATAATAATTTAGGCTCGTTGTTAGAAGCACAGATAAAAAAACAAAGCAAATTTGTTCAGGCTGTTAAGGAGAATTTTATCAAACGTTAACGGAGATCATTATGATCACTCCTCGATTTACCAATGTGACCATCTGATTTCGCCAAGACCCTAGGAGGCGAGTTGGATCAGGCATTGCTCTTCGCGACTTTATTGCCCATAACGCTTGTTTTGCTTATGACGATTGTGGCAAAAAATATTGTAAATTAACTCTTTCCACCAATTAGTACAGTACTTTGCAGCAATATGGCGTAATTTTCAAACTATTTTAAAGTCCGTTATCCAGTTGGGTATGACTAAAATCTGATGATTGATTTTTTTAGAAAATTAGTCGTTGCAAGGTGGTGGTTGATATCGTCACAATATTAATCGAGGAAACTTTAAATTTTTAAGGACGCAATATGGGTAGCCAATGGGATAACTTTCTCAAAAATCTGGGGACTTGGCGGGGATCTTTTAGCACGCTAAATCTCAGTGGCGA from [Limnothrix rosea] IAM M-220 includes the following:
- a CDS encoding ABA4-like family protein, translated to MTLENVFDVTNIFVLPFWGLMILLPRWQITQKVMDSVLPFVALALVYGCLFVLSVDPDQAALWANPTLPNLAALFSIPKVMATGWVHYLVMDLFVGRWIYQQGVEKKIITFHSLSLCLFAGPIGLLSHLITAAGTEFWRSQQTTTESPAG
- a CDS encoding DUF1815 family protein, with the translated sequence MFIRLAQQHRDFVKDLVMSLQALAIALENRGYLASCYTCGTELNSASFMVSLGENHLIRFLVSDYGISWTEMRDERELMKLEGAEAISQLQELANMIKYQRELPKEFSYQRSDSDSVATL
- a CDS encoding phosphatidate cytidylyltransferase, with translation MSFPRITSAVVAIAIALSLIVLGGWYFTLGMGILVFLGQQEYFRMVRAKGLAPAAKSTLIVSQLLLVISTISPSLTDALFPLAGTFICFYLLFQPKMATIADMSTSILGLFYGGYMPSYWVRLRMGSLSETEAVSNLPLYGYLPQSWSDWFHLPYALRLTFVVMVCIWAADIGAYFMGKWLGKTKLSAISPKKTVEGALFGSIGTILVAVTGAWYLGWSWWPITGVILGSLISVTTLLGDLTESIMKRDAGFKDSGELIPGHGGILDRTDSYVFTAPLVYLFVTICLPVFAQ
- the argH gene encoding argininosuccinate lyase, yielding MTQAKKQTWSDRFETSLHPAIAVFNASIGFDIELIEYDITGSVAHATMLAKTGIISEEEGETLVQGLEQVRQEYREGNFNPGIEDEDVHFAVEKRLTAIVGDVGKKLHTGRSRNDQVGTDIRLYVRDQIRTIQAQIRAFQQALLTHAETHVETLIPGYTHLQRAQPISLAHHLMAYFQMTQRDWERLDDVFKRTNISPLGCGALAGTTFPIDRHFSAELLEFDKVYQNSLDGVSDRDFAIEFSAAASLIMVHLSRMAEEMIFWASKECSFITLKDSCATGSSIMPQKKNPDIPELVRGKTGRVFGNLQGLLVLMKGLPLAYNKDLQDDKEGLFDTVRTVQGCLEAMTILISEGIEFQLPRLEEAVNEDFSNATDVADYLASKGVPFREAYNLVGKVVKTSIAAGKLLKDLTMAEWQELHPKFEEDIYEAIAPKQVVAARNSYGGTGFEQVRQAIAEAKDLMYS